The following proteins are co-located in the Schistocerca nitens isolate TAMUIC-IGC-003100 chromosome 2, iqSchNite1.1, whole genome shotgun sequence genome:
- the LOC126236259 gene encoding DNA polymerase subunit gamma-2, mitochondrial, with translation MQKILQICERHSLAKPIFSENSLYCMKFGPVGELLKKFLCHEWLHANVISSEIGVFPHYVSRSDAGHTVHDLKEAYEYVRNLNSGQLPFGVVVETPNLCADKYCEKQQHILDESLYFYPKKCTLLKTFMFVAPSKATHFYYQWQRHRKMWWRKFSACPSRFVLSDVQNNEKSQSVHIQANFPWGSQNVETLSYWTTADQDLAIRTVFEAKDGRKKVTPHIVESTLSVECAVFTFLCDAYDETAFAGLPREVMRFHRKLAPFKLSFSASASSSSAGEELNQLAVYLTKQTRDSGISTLLLPDLVKKSLESQFVRNDELGIPYTAVLNDTSLKNGIITLRNRDTTLKEQVHISKLREYMEKILKNY, from the exons atgcagaaaatattgCAGATATGTGAAAGACATTCACTGGCAAAACCAATTTTTTCTGAGAACTCTTTGTACTGTATGAAATTTGGGCCAGTtggtgaactgttgaaaaagttttTATGCCATGAATGGTTACATGCCAATGTGATTAGTTCTGAAATAGGTGTCTTCCCTCATTATGTGAGCAGAAGTGATGCTGGACATACTGTTCATG ACTTGAAAGAAGCATATGAATATGTGAGAAATTTAAATAGTGGACAGTTGCCATTTGGAGTAGTAGTTGAGACGCCAAATCTCTGTGCAGATAAATATTGCGAGAAACAGCAGCATATACTTGATGAAAGTCTATACTTCTACCCTAAGAAATGCACATTGTTGAAAACATTTATGTTTGTGGCACCGTCAAAGGCAACACATTTTTATTATCAGTGGCAAAGACATAGAAAAATGTGGTGGAGAAAG TTTTCAGCCTGCCCAAGTCGTTTTGTCCTGTCTGATGTACAAAACAATGAGAAAAGCCAGTCTGTGCATATTCAAGCCAATTTCCCATGGGGCTCACAAAATGTGGAAACACTAAGTTACTGGACAACAGCAGATCAAGACTTGGCTATCAGAACTGTGTTTGAA GCAAAAGATGGACGGAAGAAAGTTACACCTCACATTGTTGAAAGCACTTTGTCTGTAGAATGTGCTGTATTTACATTCCTTTGTGATGCATATGATGAAACAGCATTTGCTGGATTACCAAGGGAAGTAATGAGATTCCACAGAAAGCTAGCACCTTTCAAATTGAGcttttctgcatctgcatcat CTTCATCTGCAGGTGAAGAACTAAATCAGCTTGCAGTTTACTTAACAAAGCAAACACGTGATAGTGGAATTTCCACGTTGTTGTTACCAGATTTGGTTAAGAAGTCTCTTGAATCACAATTTGTACGCAATGATGAACttggcattccatacactgctgTACTTAATGACACGTCACTGAAGAATGGCATTATAACTCTCAGAAATCGAGACACTACTCTGAAA GAACAGGTCCACATAAGCAAACTGAGAGAGTACATGGAGAAAATTTTAAAGAACTATTAA
- the LOC126235054 gene encoding glutamyl-tRNA(Gln) amidotransferase subunit C, mitochondrial → MKILTQLIVKEYVFGSVARFLSSKVPQKPVYSVTEKHSLPPETKIDQNTIELLERLSLVDFANERGIEQLEEAIRFADQIRLVDTTDVDPLITVLDMSLYLRDDKVTEGNLRKDVMANASVTEEEYFVAPTGNIPFTPRDKKSEE, encoded by the exons atgaaaatactgaCACAACTGATTGTAAAGGAATATGTCTTTGGGAGTGTTGCAAGATTCCTGTCTTCTAAAGTGCCACAGAAACCAGTGTACTCAGTAACAGAAAAGCACTCACTCCCACCAGAAACAAAAATTGACCAAAATACCATAGAACTTCTTGAAAGATTGTCACTAGTAGATTTTGCAAATGAGAGAGGGATTGAACAACTTGAGGAAGCTATAAGATTTGCAGATCAGATTCGATTGGTTGATACCACAGATGTGGACCCTCTCATAACAGTTCTTGACAT GAGTTTATATCTTCGAGATGACAAAGTTACAGAAGGAAACTTGCGGAAGGATGTGATGGCAAATGCTTCTGTAACAGAGGAAGAATATTTTGTTGCTCCTACAGGAAACATTCCGTTTACACCAAGAGACAAGAAATCTGAAGAATGA